The proteins below are encoded in one region of Pseudomonas sp. SCB32:
- a CDS encoding c-type cytochrome has translation MGRVVLLWVLLCASAQASEMMDRLNALEKDPAARDRSYAAAQERILLCSKCHGEDGNSKRDYIPNLAGQNPQYLFDAFEKYVTRQRTDFVMNQAAKLLTIDDRVNIAFYFSQQKVHPRPATEPVDMVLVEQGAQRFGTVCAACHGAAAQGHDGIPRIAGQPRPYLSHALQRYRDKDPSRADSPMLGIAASLSDADIAALTAYLSQLRP, from the coding sequence ATGGGGAGAGTCGTTCTGTTGTGGGTGCTGCTGTGCGCGAGCGCGCAGGCATCGGAGATGATGGATCGGCTCAACGCCCTGGAGAAGGACCCCGCCGCGCGGGATCGGTCTTATGCCGCGGCTCAGGAGCGCATCCTGTTGTGCAGCAAGTGCCATGGCGAGGACGGCAACAGCAAGCGCGACTACATCCCCAACCTCGCCGGGCAGAACCCGCAGTACCTGTTCGACGCCTTCGAGAAATACGTCACCCGCCAGCGCACCGACTTCGTGATGAACCAGGCCGCGAAGCTGCTGACGATCGATGACCGGGTCAACATTGCCTTCTACTTCAGCCAGCAGAAGGTCCATCCCAGGCCCGCCACCGAGCCAGTGGACATGGTGCTGGTGGAGCAGGGCGCGCAGCGCTTCGGCACTGTCTGTGCCGCCTGCCACGGTGCTGCTGCCCAGGGCCACGACGGTATTCCGCGCATCGCCGGCCAGCCTCGGCCCTACCTGAGCCACGCCTTGCAGCGCTACCGCGACAAGGACCCCAGCCGGGCGGACTCGCCCATGCTTGGCATCGCGGCGTCGCTCAGCGACGCGGACATTGCCGCGTTGACCGCCTACCTCAGTCAGCTGCGGCCCTGA
- a CDS encoding acetyl-CoA carboxylase biotin carboxylase subunit yields MIKKILIANRGEIAVRIVRACAEMGIRSVAVYADADRHALHVKRADEAHSIGTDPLAGYLNPRALVNLAVETGCDALHPGYGFLSENAELADICAERGIKFIGPSAEVIRRMGDKTEARRSMIAAGVPCTPGTEGNVADLAEAISEAERIGYPVMLKATSGGGGRGIRRCNSREELEQNFPRVISEATKAFGSAEVFLEKCIVNPKHIEAQVLADSFGNTVHLFERDCSIQRRNQKLVEIAPSPQLTPEQRAYIGDLSVRAAKAVGYENAGTVEFLLADGEVYFMEMNTRVQVEHTITEEITGIDIVREQIRIASGLPLSVKQEDIIHRGFALQFRINAEDPKNNFLPSFGKITRYYAPGGPGVRTDTAIYTGYTIPPYYDSMCLKLVVWALTWEEALDRGLRALDDMRVQGVKTTAAYYQEILKNPEFRSAQFNTSFVESHPELTEYSIKRTPSHLAIAIATAIAAHAGL; encoded by the coding sequence GTGATCAAGAAAATCCTGATCGCCAACCGTGGGGAGATCGCTGTCCGGATCGTGCGCGCCTGCGCCGAGATGGGCATCCGTTCGGTGGCTGTCTATGCCGACGCCGACCGCCACGCCCTGCACGTCAAGCGTGCCGACGAAGCGCACAGCATCGGCACCGATCCGCTCGCCGGTTACCTCAACCCGCGCGCCCTGGTGAACCTGGCGGTGGAAACCGGTTGCGACGCACTGCACCCGGGCTACGGTTTCCTCTCCGAGAACGCCGAGCTGGCGGACATCTGCGCCGAGCGCGGCATCAAGTTCATCGGCCCGTCGGCGGAAGTGATCCGCCGCATGGGCGACAAGACCGAAGCGCGCCGCAGCATGATCGCCGCCGGCGTGCCCTGCACCCCCGGCACCGAAGGCAACGTCGCCGACCTCGCCGAAGCCATCTCCGAAGCCGAACGCATCGGCTACCCGGTGATGCTCAAGGCCACCTCCGGCGGTGGCGGCCGCGGCATCCGCCGCTGCAACAGCCGTGAAGAGCTGGAGCAGAATTTCCCCCGCGTGATCTCCGAGGCCACCAAGGCGTTCGGCAGCGCGGAAGTCTTCCTCGAGAAGTGCATCGTCAACCCGAAGCACATCGAAGCCCAGGTGCTGGCCGACTCCTTCGGCAACACCGTGCACCTGTTCGAGCGTGACTGCTCGATCCAGCGCCGCAACCAGAAGCTCGTCGAGATCGCCCCCAGCCCGCAGCTCACCCCCGAGCAGCGCGCCTACATCGGTGACCTCTCGGTGCGCGCGGCCAAGGCCGTGGGCTACGAGAACGCCGGCACCGTGGAGTTCCTGCTCGCCGATGGCGAGGTGTACTTCATGGAGATGAACACCCGCGTGCAGGTGGAACACACCATCACCGAGGAAATCACCGGCATCGACATCGTCCGCGAGCAGATCCGCATCGCCTCGGGCCTGCCGCTCTCGGTGAAGCAGGAAGACATCATCCACCGCGGCTTCGCGCTGCAGTTCCGGATCAACGCGGAAGACCCGAAGAACAACTTCCTGCCGTCCTTCGGCAAGATCACCCGCTACTACGCGCCCGGCGGCCCCGGCGTGCGCACCGATACGGCGATCTACACCGGCTACACCATCCCGCCGTACTACGACTCGATGTGCCTGAAGCTGGTGGTCTGGGCGCTGACCTGGGAAGAGGCGCTGGACCGTGGCCTGCGTGCGCTGGACGACATGCGCGTGCAAGGCGTGAAGACCACTGCCGCCTACTACCAGGAAATCCTCAAGAACCCGGAATTCCGTAGCGCGCAGTTCAACACCAGCTTCGTCGAGAGCCACCCGGAACTGACCGAGTACTCCATCAAGCGCACCCCGTCGCACCTGGCCATCGCCATCGCCACCGCCATTGCCGCCCACGCTGGCCTGTGA
- the oadA gene encoding sodium-extruding oxaloacetate decarboxylase subunit alpha, translated as MSKKVTITDTILRDAHQSLLATRMRTEDMLPICDKLDQVGYWSLEVWGGATFDACVRFLKEDPWERLRKLKAALPNTRLQMLLRGQNLLGYRHYSDDVVRAFVAKAAVNGIDVFRIFDAMNDVRNLRTSIEAVKAAGKHAQGTIAYTTSPVHTIDAFVAQGKAMADMGVDSIAIKDMAGLLTPYATGELVKALKDALPLDVVVHSHDTAGVASMCQLKAVENGADRIDTAISSMAWGTSHPGTESMVAALRDTPFDTGLDLELIQEIGMYFHAVRKKYHQFESEFTGVDTRVQVNQVPGGMISNLANQLKEQGALNRMPEVLAEIPRVREDLGFPPLVTPTSQIVGTQAFFNVLAGERYKTITNEVKLYLQGRYGKAPGKIDETLRRQAIGNEEVIDVRPADLLKPELNKLREEIGSLAKSEEDVLTYAMFPDIGRKFLEERAAGTLKPEELLPIPNGKGVAPAGGEGVPTEFVVDVHGESYRVDITGVGVKTDGKRHFYLSVDGMPEEVVFEPLNEFIGGGGNKRKQASEPGHVTTTMPGNIVDVLVKEGDSVKAGQAVLITEAMKMETEVQAGIAGTVKAIHVAKGDRVNPGEILVEIEG; from the coding sequence ATGAGCAAGAAAGTCACCATCACCGATACCATCCTGCGCGACGCCCACCAGTCGCTGCTGGCGACCCGGATGCGTACCGAAGACATGCTGCCGATCTGCGACAAGCTCGACCAGGTCGGCTACTGGTCGCTGGAAGTCTGGGGCGGCGCCACCTTCGATGCCTGCGTGCGCTTCCTCAAGGAAGACCCGTGGGAGCGCCTGCGCAAGCTCAAGGCCGCGCTGCCCAACACCCGCCTGCAGATGCTCCTGCGTGGGCAGAACCTGCTGGGCTACCGCCACTACAGCGATGACGTGGTCCGCGCCTTCGTCGCCAAGGCCGCGGTCAACGGCATCGACGTGTTCCGCATCTTCGACGCGATGAACGACGTACGTAACCTGCGCACCTCCATCGAGGCCGTGAAGGCCGCCGGCAAGCATGCCCAGGGCACCATCGCCTACACCACCAGCCCGGTGCACACCATCGACGCGTTCGTCGCCCAGGGCAAGGCCATGGCCGACATGGGCGTGGACTCCATCGCCATCAAGGACATGGCCGGCCTGCTGACCCCCTACGCCACCGGCGAACTGGTCAAGGCGCTGAAAGATGCGTTGCCGCTGGACGTGGTTGTGCACTCCCACGACACTGCCGGCGTGGCCAGCATGTGCCAGCTCAAAGCTGTCGAGAATGGCGCCGACCGCATCGACACCGCCATCTCCAGCATGGCCTGGGGCACCAGCCACCCGGGTACCGAATCCATGGTTGCCGCCCTGCGCGACACCCCGTTCGACACCGGCCTGGACCTGGAACTGATCCAGGAAATCGGCATGTACTTCCACGCCGTGCGCAAGAAGTACCACCAGTTCGAGAGCGAGTTCACCGGCGTGGATACCCGCGTGCAGGTCAACCAGGTTCCGGGCGGGATGATTTCCAACCTGGCCAACCAGCTCAAGGAACAGGGTGCGCTGAACCGCATGCCGGAAGTGCTGGCTGAAATCCCGCGCGTTCGCGAAGACCTGGGCTTCCCGCCCCTGGTCACCCCGACCTCGCAGATCGTCGGCACCCAGGCGTTCTTCAACGTACTGGCCGGCGAGCGCTACAAGACCATCACCAACGAGGTGAAGCTCTACCTGCAGGGCCGCTACGGCAAGGCGCCGGGCAAGATCGACGAGACGCTGCGCCGCCAGGCCATCGGCAACGAAGAAGTGATCGACGTGCGTCCGGCCGACCTGCTCAAGCCGGAACTGAACAAGCTGCGCGAGGAAATCGGCAGCCTGGCAAAGTCCGAAGAGGACGTGCTGACCTACGCGATGTTCCCGGACATCGGCCGCAAGTTCCTCGAAGAGCGCGCCGCCGGCACCCTGAAGCCGGAAGAGCTGCTGCCGATCCCCAACGGCAAGGGCGTTGCCCCGGCCGGTGGCGAAGGCGTGCCGACCGAGTTCGTGGTCGACGTACACGGCGAGAGCTACCGCGTGGACATCACCGGTGTCGGCGTGAAGACCGACGGCAAGCGCCACTTCTACCTCTCGGTGGACGGCATGCCGGAAGAAGTGGTGTTCGAGCCGCTCAACGAGTTCATCGGTGGTGGCGGCAACAAGCGCAAGCAGGCCAGTGAGCCGGGTCATGTCACCACCACCATGCCGGGCAACATCGTCGACGTGCTGGTCAAGGAAGGCGACAGCGTCAAGGCTGGCCAGGCCGTGCTGATCACCGAAGCGATGAAGATGGAAACCGAGGTGCAGGCGGGCATCGCCGGCACCGTGAAGGCCATTCATGTGGCCAAGGGCGACCGGGTCAACCCCGGTGAGATCCTGGTAGAAATTGAAGGCTGA